One part of the Anaeromyxobacter sp. Fw109-5 genome encodes these proteins:
- a CDS encoding glycoside hydrolase family 15 protein, with the protein MALRIEDYALVGDMQSAALVGRDGSIDWLCWPRFDSDACFAALLGSPENGRWRIAPRLEPRSVTRRYRPGTLVLETEFEVEGGRVRLVDFMPPRHDVPDLVRVVEGVEGRVGMDFDLRLRMEYGTRRPWLRRLDGGMAALAGPDAVLLRSPTPCEVEPDCARHAFEIEAGQRVPFTLTWFPSHRAPPEPIDPFVEVEHTERFWAKWSSRCTHTGPWHDEVVRSLVTLKALTYAPTGGVVAAATTSLPEHVGGVRNWDYRFCWLRDATLVLTALVDAGYGEEAAAWRDWLLRAVAGDPAEMQIMYGLAGERHLEERELPWLDGYERSRPVRVGNAAYQQLQLDVYGEVMDCLFQAEEAGLAPVPEGWRLQRALLDFLEGCWHEPDEGIWEVRAERQQFTHSKVMAWVAFDRAIRTVRRFGLEGPVDRWRALRHEIHEDVCRRGYDAERGAFVQRYGAKELDASLLLIPAVGFLPPRDPRVLGTIDAIARELVDDGGLVRRYDSAKTPDGLPAGEGIFLACSFWMVDALALAGRHEEAVRLFRRVAGLANDVGLLSEEYDPRARRFVGNFPQAFSHMALVGSAEILAHGGGPASRRSR; encoded by the coding sequence ATGGCGCTCCGCATCGAGGACTACGCGCTCGTCGGCGACATGCAGAGCGCCGCGCTCGTCGGGCGCGACGGCTCCATCGACTGGCTGTGCTGGCCACGCTTCGACTCGGACGCCTGCTTCGCGGCGCTGCTCGGAAGTCCGGAGAACGGGCGCTGGCGCATCGCGCCACGGCTCGAGCCGCGGAGCGTGACCCGCCGGTACCGGCCCGGCACCCTCGTCCTCGAGACGGAGTTCGAGGTGGAGGGCGGGCGCGTCCGGCTCGTCGACTTCATGCCACCGCGCCACGACGTCCCGGATCTCGTGCGCGTGGTGGAGGGGGTCGAAGGCCGCGTCGGGATGGACTTCGACCTGCGGCTCCGGATGGAGTACGGCACCCGGCGACCTTGGCTGCGGCGGCTCGACGGCGGGATGGCCGCGCTGGCGGGGCCGGACGCGGTGCTCCTTCGCTCGCCTACGCCCTGCGAGGTCGAGCCGGACTGTGCCCGCCACGCCTTCGAGATCGAGGCGGGGCAGCGCGTCCCGTTCACGCTCACCTGGTTCCCATCGCACCGGGCGCCGCCGGAGCCGATCGACCCATTCGTCGAGGTCGAGCACACCGAGCGGTTCTGGGCAAAGTGGTCGTCGCGCTGCACGCACACCGGGCCGTGGCACGACGAGGTCGTGCGGTCCCTCGTGACGCTGAAGGCGCTCACCTACGCGCCGACCGGGGGCGTCGTCGCGGCGGCGACCACCTCGCTGCCCGAGCACGTCGGGGGTGTCCGCAACTGGGATTACCGGTTCTGCTGGCTGCGCGACGCGACGCTCGTGCTCACGGCCCTCGTCGACGCCGGGTATGGCGAGGAGGCGGCTGCGTGGCGCGACTGGCTCCTGCGCGCCGTCGCGGGGGATCCCGCGGAGATGCAGATCATGTACGGCCTCGCGGGCGAGCGGCACCTCGAGGAGCGCGAGCTGCCGTGGCTCGACGGCTACGAGCGCTCGCGGCCGGTGCGCGTGGGGAACGCCGCGTATCAGCAGCTCCAGCTCGACGTGTACGGGGAGGTGATGGACTGCCTCTTCCAGGCGGAGGAGGCGGGCCTCGCGCCGGTGCCGGAGGGCTGGCGGCTGCAGCGGGCGCTGCTCGACTTCCTCGAGGGCTGCTGGCACGAGCCCGACGAGGGGATCTGGGAGGTGCGCGCCGAGCGGCAGCAGTTCACCCACTCGAAGGTGATGGCGTGGGTCGCCTTCGATCGCGCCATCCGCACCGTGCGCCGCTTCGGCCTGGAGGGCCCAGTGGACCGCTGGCGGGCGCTGCGCCACGAGATCCACGAGGACGTGTGCCGCCGCGGCTACGACGCCGAGCGAGGCGCCTTCGTGCAGCGTTACGGCGCGAAGGAGCTCGACGCGAGCCTGCTCCTCATCCCGGCGGTGGGGTTCCTCCCGCCGCGCGACCCGCGCGTGCTCGGGACCATCGACGCCATCGCGCGAGAGCTGGTGGACGACGGGGGCCTGGTGCGCCGCTACGACTCCGCGAAGACTCCGGACGGGCTGCCGGCCGGGGAGGGGATCTTCCTCGCCTGCTCGTTCTGGATGGTGGACGCCCTCGCGCTCGCCGGGAGGCACGAGGAGGCGGTGCGCCTCTTCAGGCGCGTGGCGGGCCTCGCGAACGACGTGGGCCTGCTCTCCGAGGAGTACGACCCTCGCGCCCGGCGGTTCGTCGGGAACTTCCCGCAGGCGTTCAGCCACATGGCGCTGGTCGGCAGCGCCGAGATCCTCGCCCACGGGGGCGGGCCCGCGAGCCGGCGATCCCGTTAG
- a CDS encoding cation transporter: MDPDATAQLRTVFTVPRMDCPSEERLVRMALEGAELAELRFDLVARQVTVVHRGPASTLLSRLEPLGLGAAVLESAAVPVGAPTRGAPVSAAAERTTLRVVLAVNALMFAVELSAGWMAESTGLVADSLDMLADAGVYGLSLYAVGRSRALELRAAHLSGWLQAALALGALADVTRRLLLGSAPEAPAMVGVSLLALAANVLTLVLVSRHRDGGAHMRASVIFSTNDVLANVGVLLAGSLVAITGSRLPDLAIGAAVASMVLAGALRILRLR; the protein is encoded by the coding sequence ATGGATCCCGACGCCACCGCGCAGCTCCGGACCGTCTTCACCGTCCCGAGGATGGACTGCCCCTCCGAGGAGCGGCTCGTTCGCATGGCCCTCGAGGGCGCCGAGCTCGCCGAGCTCCGGTTCGACCTCGTCGCGCGGCAGGTGACGGTGGTGCACCGCGGCCCAGCCTCGACGCTCCTCTCGCGGCTCGAGCCGCTCGGCCTCGGCGCGGCCGTGCTCGAGAGCGCGGCCGTCCCGGTGGGTGCGCCCACCCGGGGGGCGCCGGTCTCGGCCGCCGCCGAGCGCACCACGCTCCGGGTGGTGCTCGCGGTGAACGCCCTGATGTTCGCCGTGGAGCTGTCCGCGGGCTGGATGGCCGAGTCGACGGGGCTCGTGGCCGACTCGCTCGACATGCTCGCGGACGCGGGCGTGTACGGGCTCTCACTCTACGCCGTGGGCCGGAGCCGCGCGCTCGAGCTGCGCGCCGCTCACCTCTCCGGTTGGCTACAGGCCGCGCTCGCCCTCGGCGCGCTCGCCGACGTGACCCGGCGGCTGCTCCTCGGAAGCGCGCCCGAGGCGCCCGCGATGGTGGGCGTCTCGCTCCTGGCCCTCGCCGCGAACGTCCTGACGCTCGTGCTGGTGTCGCGCCACCGGGACGGCGGCGCTCACATGCGGGCGAGCGTCATCTTCTCCACGAACGACGTGCTCGCGAACGTGGGGGTCCTGCTCGCGGGCTCCCTCGTCGCGATCACCGGCTCGCGCCTCCCCGACCTGGCCATCGGCGCCGCGGTGGCGTCGATGGTGCTGGCCGGCGCCCTCCGCATCCTGCGCCTCCGGTGA